A stretch of DNA from Bacteroidota bacterium:
GCAGGTTGAGGTTAGGACCGTTGAGTACTAGAATTTTCACGTGTTTATCCGTTCTTGATCAACCCTCGTGTGCGATAAACTGCAAGCCATCATAGCCGAGCGCCATGCCGTTTGGAAGCTTTTGATCTTCCTCTGCATGCAGAATAGAATGGGTCATATGGGTAAAGTACGTCTGACGCGGCGCAAGATCCTCTACAACGGCAATAGCTTCGGCAATCGTAAAATGGGACCGATGTGGTTCATGGCGGAGTGCATCCAACACCAGCACATCTAGCCCACGCAGTAATGCGCGGCTCTCGGTGGGGATACAATTTGTGTCTGTTAAATAAGCAAAATTTCCGATCCTAAATCCATAAATCGGCATTTTACCATGAAACGCCGGGATGGGGACAACCGAAACGCTAGCCCCGGTATCTGAACGACTTGATGCGGTGAATGCTTTTGTTGCATTGTGCATCTCGAGTTTTGCCACACCAGGATAAGATCCATCCTCGAAGATGTATTTAAACATGCTGCGCAACGTATCTGCCGTATCCGGATGGGCATAGCAGGGAATGGGTGCACTATTTCCGAAGAAATAGGGGCGCAGGTCATCAAGGCCAACAACGTGGTCGAAGTGGTGATGGGTAATCAGCACAGCATCTACCTGTTTGATGCCCGCCTGTAATGCCTGGGTACGCAAATCAGGGCCAGCATCGATGAGGAGACTAATGCCGTCTACTTCCACAAAACAGGAGCATCGCAACCGTTTATCACGGGGGTCTTGAGAGGTGCAGACTCGGCAGTTGCACCCGATAACAGGAATGCCCGTTGAGGTGCCAGTACCCAGCAGGGTTACCTTCACAGGCCCTGCCTCACGCAACGTCTCCCTCCCCGGCAGATGAGCCTTCAGTCGCATCATCTGCTGCTGCTTCCGCTTCTTCAGTGCTGGCTGCTTCTTCCTGTTCGGGCAACTTGGCGTCCCATACTTCTTCGAGTGCTTTTCGAACAGCCGGCTTCATAAACACATCTTCCACAGGCAAATCCCGTAAGCCTTCAGCGAGTACAGAGAGGTGAATTTCGGGCAAGTGGTGCCTGTTCAACACAATCAGATCCTGGCCACCAACCACACAGCGGCCTCCTTTAAAATTACCTTTGCCTTTGCGAATGCCCAACCCTAACTGGCGGGCTATTTCTTCGAGCTCTTTTACTATAACTTGCGTTTTCATACTGCAAACTCGGAATTACCTTGGCTGAACAGATAAGCCTGGCGGACTACCAGTTAAGCCCAATACTAAAGGTTTGATTCGTCTCGCGGTAGTTGAAGAGGTCACTACTGATGTTACCAAAGACGCTTGACGTTTTCACGTCCCAGATCATCGCCCGGAAGTGATACCCCAAACTGATGCCAATGGTATTGAACACCTGTGCAATGTGTAGTTGGACATCCCCATCTAATAACCGGGCAGTCCCTGCAGAATCACCAAAAGACCGGATAGCAACGCCAAAAACCGGGGTTGCTCGCATTTCGAGCTGTACGTTCTCACTAAATGCCGCGTAGTACCCCAACCCTAATCCGAGTCCAAATGTCGTGATATTGAATTCCTCAAGCACATCGATTCCTTTGGGGGCCACTTTGCGGTAGTTGGTATACAGCATGATTGGCACAAACACCTTTTGATCGGCTTCTGTGGCCGCTTCAGAGAAAAAGGCTTCTCCCCAGATGGCGCCTGTAAAATCAATGAAAGACAGGTCTCTGGACGTAGTGTCGGCAGCGTTTTGTGATCCAAAAGAGAAGGCTGCGTAGAGGCTTGCGCGCGAATACGTGAGGGAATAGACCGGCGCATCAAAAGAGAGCGGTTGTGTCGGCGTTTCGTCTCCGTCGAATTTGAAATCGACAACAGAATACCCCAGCATACCGGCAGACGTCAGTCGGGGTGTTTTATTCCCAAAAAAGAAAGCTTGCGCGCCGGCAGTCTCCACAAGAAAAAATGCGACAAGACAAAACAATGCGCATACAGAAACTCCCGACCGGAAGGCATTACGAAGTAAAGTACAGGAAGTACACCAGGCCACGCTACACCCACAAATGGTATCTAATACGCCAGGAAAATACGCAAAAAACCAGTCAAAGCCCAAGAAATTATGCCTGAAGCCGACAGACTATTTTTTATTGGGTGGCTTGTTTTTCTTATCCTTTGCGCTATATCGCTGCTTGGTTGCCTTGTCGTTGTTCCGTTTGTTATTCGAACGCTTGGCGTTGTTTCTACGGCCCCCGCGTCCCCGGCCCCGGTTATTCGAAGACCGGCGAACAAACTCTTCACCCGTTTTGGGATTGATGAATTTGAACCCTAAAGGATCCAGTTCTTCATCCACCACCAGTTTCACGCGCAAAAAGTACTTGAGAAACCAAC
This window harbors:
- a CDS encoding MBL fold metallo-hydrolase; the protein is MRCSCFVEVDGISLLIDAGPDLRTQALQAGIKQVDAVLITHHHFDHVVGLDDLRPYFFGNSAPIPCYAHPDTADTLRSMFKYIFEDGSYPGVAKLEMHNATKAFTASSRSDTGASVSVVPIPAFHGKMPIYGFRIGNFAYLTDTNCIPTESRALLRGLDVLVLDALRHEPHRSHFTIAEAIAVVEDLAPRQTYFTHMTHSILHAEEDQKLPNGMALGYDGLQFIAHEG